In one Dreissena polymorpha isolate Duluth1 chromosome 7, UMN_Dpol_1.0, whole genome shotgun sequence genomic region, the following are encoded:
- the LOC127839374 gene encoding peroxisome biogenesis factor 10-like has translation MAVFYMQGIFYQLAKRFNGVQYLQYTGGLQKASDDSVSKSFRALGWLTLAQLAGSAVLGTRAYLQQTYRKGTGLLGGSDTHSEIGGQVSPDRKCALCLGERSRSSVTPCGHLFCWGCIHDWCATKAECPLCREHVEPHRIVCLQNFDAS, from the exons atggCTGTGTTCTACATGCAAGGAATCTTCTATCAACTTGCAAAGCGATTCAATGGAGTGCAATAC TTGCAGTACACAGGTGGTTTACAGAAGGCATCTGATGATTCAGTGAGCAAGAGTTTTCGAGCCCTAGGCTGGCTGACCCTGGCCCAGCTTGCGGGGTCTGCAGTGCTGGGAACCAGGGCATACTTGCAGCAGACATACAGAAAGGGTACTGGCCTTCTAGGAGGAAGTGATACCCA TTCAGAGATCGGAGGTCAGGTGTCGCCAGACAGGAAGTGTGCCCTGTGTCTAGGTGAGAGGTCACGTAGCTCTGTGACCCCCTGCGGCCACCTCTTCTGCTGGGGCTGCATACACGACTGGTGCGCGACCAAG GCTGAGTGCCCTCTGTGTAGGGAGCATGTTGAGCCACACCGTATCGTCTGCCTACAGAACTTTGACGCCTCCTGA